In one Zobellia galactanivorans genomic region, the following are encoded:
- a CDS encoding apiosidase-like domain-containing protein — translation MKLFRTLFAFCYVLLLPIAGISQSKTYTDPKPSTGIQCQQWEVIDVVFPVNKRPKAPFEVVATAQVTDGKQTQQIPLFYNGKGTWVLRYSSGVMGDKSFLITSELKGLNGKKGKITVVKNQKSDRHGGIVLNKDNPRHLFYEDGSHYFNLAFECDWLFALDYGKEDMAKTKHLLSLLNEYRFNQVVMNVYSYDVSWPKDKRLAEHPEHEYGGREDIFPFLGSNSNPDYSSLNLDFFKHFDKVISEMHDQEIVSHLMIYVWNKLVSWPEMESEADNRYYDYIIKRYQAFPNIIWDVSKEALHKTRATAAYISERIERTRNLDSYDRLVSVHDYGFCRNHADEVDFISMQNWQHTLYQNMLNARNDFPNKPIFNIEHGGYEESPYVVFPGAYVNAEVCLRRNYMCLFAGGYTTYYWQGASWNALIHNPFEQPEDFKKPHFEYFTHMRKLFDSAPFENFEPNARYNGSGYNLTNEKDGIILIYTPKENHYTSAKVQVSKEFDYENATQQWFNTLTGELTPEEKYNMKELGFWDYRPWRYEADAILIIRNLKPKTK, via the coding sequence ATGAAGCTATTTAGAACCCTTTTTGCTTTCTGCTATGTATTACTGCTTCCTATCGCGGGCATATCGCAGTCTAAAACCTATACCGACCCAAAACCAAGCACCGGTATACAATGCCAACAGTGGGAGGTCATCGACGTGGTCTTCCCTGTAAACAAAAGACCAAAGGCCCCTTTTGAGGTTGTGGCCACCGCCCAAGTGACAGATGGAAAACAAACACAGCAGATTCCCCTATTTTACAATGGCAAGGGTACATGGGTGCTACGATACTCCAGTGGCGTCATGGGCGATAAATCCTTCCTAATAACTTCCGAACTAAAGGGTTTGAACGGAAAAAAGGGAAAGATTACCGTCGTTAAAAACCAAAAAAGCGACCGCCATGGAGGCATTGTATTGAACAAAGACAACCCACGGCATTTGTTCTATGAAGACGGTTCACATTACTTTAATCTGGCTTTTGAATGCGATTGGCTCTTTGCTCTCGATTACGGAAAAGAAGACATGGCCAAGACCAAGCACCTCTTATCGCTTTTAAACGAATACCGCTTCAATCAGGTCGTGATGAACGTCTATTCATACGACGTTTCTTGGCCAAAAGACAAACGTCTGGCCGAGCATCCCGAACACGAATATGGGGGACGCGAAGATATTTTCCCGTTTTTGGGGTCCAATTCCAATCCGGACTACAGTTCGCTCAACCTTGACTTTTTTAAACATTTTGACAAGGTCATCTCAGAAATGCACGATCAAGAAATCGTTAGTCACCTTATGATCTACGTCTGGAACAAACTCGTATCATGGCCGGAAATGGAATCTGAGGCCGACAATAGGTATTATGACTATATCATAAAACGCTACCAAGCTTTTCCGAATATCATCTGGGACGTTTCTAAGGAAGCCCTGCACAAAACCAGGGCCACTGCCGCCTATATTTCAGAACGTATTGAACGGACTAGAAACCTAGATTCTTATGATAGGTTGGTATCCGTCCATGATTATGGCTTCTGTAGAAACCATGCCGATGAAGTCGATTTTATATCGATGCAAAACTGGCAACATACCCTATACCAGAATATGTTGAATGCCCGAAACGACTTCCCCAACAAACCTATTTTCAATATCGAACACGGGGGATATGAAGAATCGCCTTATGTGGTCTTTCCGGGAGCTTACGTAAATGCCGAAGTGTGTTTGCGAAGAAACTATATGTGTCTGTTCGCAGGCGGATATACCACCTATTATTGGCAAGGCGCTTCATGGAATGCCCTGATCCACAACCCTTTTGAACAACCTGAAGATTTTAAAAAACCCCATTTTGAATATTTCACCCACATGCGAAAACTATTTGATTCCGCACCTTTCGAGAATTTTGAACCCAATGCCAGATACAATGGTAGCGGATACAATTTAACCAATGAAAAGGATGGCATCATTTTAATATATACCCCAAAGGAAAACCATTACACCTCGGCCAAGGTTCAGGTTTCAAAGGAGTTCGACTACGAAAACGCCACCCAACAGTGGTTCAATACCCTTACGGGCGAATTGACTCCCGAAGAAAAGTACAATATGAAGGAGCTTGGTTTTTGGGATTACCGCCCATGGCGGTACGAGGCCGATGCCATTCTTATCATTCGCAACCTAAAACCGAAAACTAAATGA
- a CDS encoding WD40/YVTN/BNR-like repeat-containing protein — MKKTTLFLVLGCLTMTLQAQTKDFFQQIKTEKIASDPSIEWKNFGPGMSGYCEEFWNHPTDANVMFMGPDMHVSYGTWDNGKSWHSLKDHDGLGHDMKRVLDIEFSLQNPDYGMAIDWNGWVFETLDRGRSWKKTTELGGSHKDVNIDPNDPKSFEKGWYYEQEGTRLSELAVDPTDDNIWYAGAGDFWNVKSNHRSAANPNGIFFKYAAYGCIYKSTDKGRTWKKITKGLHEKTDVGKIIVNPKNHRYIVMATNFGLMRSTDGGLSWKKGGKGLPNNLPRDLSSYYDPKTNEFVLYLVDQTVYEDKGNTVSAKGGVFKSTDGGKSWKDITGNLYFDMTALHSNAEVDRFHKTMGYWFGTSKSESKKKFTALPTKTLPVFNRLVVNPLNKDEIYVSYNRKHDFTFGPGDVWRSLDGGKTWITCARYGPYWKGNKDLDYWKSRNNPTGTNIEFAHLQTYMDGTAGSSGNRMMSIAPNGNLYIGIDQQTLRSTDKGMTWQQIDDYETSPGSNKWIGRGGSNLPGRFMLLETGIKNRRLLCSGEHGLWQTTDLEGWPDKQAVAVQQIEGQVHDHSGNHGAHSISTVAVHPQDPNTIFILSWRQEHRGKLRKTTDGGKTWANIATIFEADNNSWQGLAPQNSLLIDPNNPDTMYFCSTSRKISEIGGGKPEKLTKGGYGFYRSFDGGHTWELSNTGFHKNASVRRIIMHPDQPETLYAALNDKNGGLYMSRDKGSNWEKMAIPSIINSVNNVFIDRNTKDILISTGQRSGTYEEGGVWRSSDEGETWQQIFKAPFVWQAETSPLDPKLIVLSAAGQQVSMSGKFMNPGIYLSTNGGKSWKKINKGLGQPDKIVDVKPDPYNKDVLWCAGWGSGWFISYLNGNTGGWAQ, encoded by the coding sequence ATGAAAAAAACGACTTTATTTCTAGTATTGGGATGTCTTACTATGACACTTCAAGCCCAGACCAAAGACTTTTTTCAACAGATCAAAACGGAGAAAATAGCATCGGATCCTTCCATTGAATGGAAGAATTTCGGTCCGGGAATGTCTGGCTATTGCGAAGAATTCTGGAACCACCCCACCGACGCCAACGTGATGTTTATGGGCCCCGATATGCATGTGAGCTACGGAACATGGGACAACGGAAAATCTTGGCATTCGCTAAAAGACCACGATGGGTTGGGCCACGACATGAAACGGGTCTTAGATATTGAATTCTCCCTGCAAAACCCCGACTACGGTATGGCCATCGATTGGAACGGTTGGGTCTTTGAAACCCTTGATCGGGGCCGAAGCTGGAAAAAGACCACGGAATTGGGCGGAAGCCATAAAGACGTAAACATAGACCCCAACGACCCCAAATCATTTGAAAAGGGTTGGTATTACGAACAAGAGGGAACGCGTTTGAGCGAACTGGCCGTAGACCCTACCGACGACAATATCTGGTATGCAGGGGCAGGCGATTTTTGGAACGTAAAGAGCAACCATAGATCGGCCGCCAACCCCAACGGCATTTTCTTCAAATACGCAGCCTATGGCTGCATCTATAAGTCTACCGATAAAGGCCGAACATGGAAAAAAATAACTAAGGGCCTTCACGAAAAGACCGACGTGGGAAAGATTATTGTAAACCCAAAGAACCATCGATACATTGTTATGGCTACCAACTTCGGGTTGATGCGTAGTACCGATGGCGGACTTTCTTGGAAAAAAGGCGGTAAGGGACTCCCCAACAACCTTCCCCGTGACCTGAGCTCCTACTACGATCCAAAAACCAATGAATTTGTTCTGTACTTGGTAGACCAAACCGTTTATGAAGACAAAGGAAATACGGTAAGCGCAAAAGGAGGCGTATTTAAAAGTACCGATGGTGGCAAAAGCTGGAAAGACATTACCGGTAATCTCTATTTTGATATGACTGCCCTCCACTCCAATGCCGAAGTTGACCGTTTCCATAAAACCATGGGATACTGGTTCGGAACCTCAAAGTCGGAATCGAAGAAAAAGTTCACCGCCCTGCCCACAAAAACACTTCCGGTTTTCAATCGACTGGTGGTCAACCCCTTGAACAAAGACGAAATCTATGTGAGCTACAATCGCAAACACGATTTTACCTTCGGCCCAGGCGATGTATGGCGAAGCTTAGATGGTGGAAAAACTTGGATTACCTGTGCCAGATACGGTCCGTATTGGAAAGGAAACAAGGATCTGGACTATTGGAAAAGCAGGAACAACCCTACCGGAACCAATATCGAGTTTGCCCACCTACAGACCTATATGGACGGTACCGCGGGTTCCTCCGGTAACCGAATGATGTCAATAGCCCCTAATGGCAACCTTTATATCGGTATAGACCAACAAACCCTACGATCAACGGACAAGGGCATGACCTGGCAGCAAATAGACGATTATGAGACCTCACCGGGCAGCAACAAATGGATCGGCCGAGGGGGCAGTAATCTTCCGGGAAGGTTTATGCTTTTAGAAACGGGTATTAAAAACAGAAGATTGCTCTGTAGCGGCGAACACGGATTGTGGCAAACCACAGATCTAGAAGGGTGGCCCGACAAGCAGGCCGTAGCCGTTCAGCAGATTGAAGGACAGGTACATGACCATAGCGGTAATCATGGTGCCCATTCCATATCGACCGTAGCGGTACATCCGCAAGACCCCAATACTATTTTCATTTTGTCTTGGCGCCAAGAACACCGCGGGAAATTACGCAAGACTACCGATGGCGGAAAAACTTGGGCGAATATCGCTACCATTTTTGAAGCCGACAATAATTCATGGCAAGGTCTGGCCCCGCAGAACTCCCTATTGATCGACCCGAACAACCCCGATACCATGTATTTCTGTTCGACCTCTCGCAAAATTTCTGAAATAGGTGGGGGAAAACCTGAAAAACTAACCAAAGGGGGGTATGGTTTCTATCGTTCTTTTGACGGAGGCCATACTTGGGAATTGAGCAATACCGGTTTTCATAAAAATGCAAGTGTTAGGCGTATCATTATGCATCCTGATCAACCGGAAACCCTATACGCGGCCCTGAACGATAAAAACGGGGGGCTCTATATGTCTAGGGACAAAGGGAGTAATTGGGAAAAGATGGCCATTCCATCCATCATAAATTCGGTGAACAATGTATTCATAGATCGCAATACCAAGGATATACTTATTTCTACCGGACAACGTAGCGGCACTTATGAAGAAGGCGGAGTTTGGCGGAGTTCGGACGAGGGTGAAACTTGGCAACAAATATTCAAGGCCCCCTTTGTTTGGCAGGCCGAAACCTCTCCCCTTGACCCGAAACTTATCGTTCTCAGCGCTGCGGGACAACAAGTGAGTATGTCCGGTAAATTCATGAATCCGGGGATCTACCTCAGTACAAATGGCGGTAAAAGCTGGAAAAAAATCAACAAGGGCCTGGGCCAACCCGACAAAATCGTCGACGTTAAACCTGATCCCTATAACAAAGATGTGCTTTGGTGTGCCGGATGGGGAAGCGGTTGGTTTATAAGCTATTTGAACGGCAACACCGGCGGGTGGGCCCAATAA